Proteins co-encoded in one Setaria viridis chromosome 9, Setaria_viridis_v4.0, whole genome shotgun sequence genomic window:
- the LOC117838375 gene encoding uncharacterized protein has protein sequence MDCQDGAGAAASENRSKVASETKSIKQPTWVFVEKESVHDLREQILLLTGNVCHEEEEILRADLLEKLNRCKRDTLIELCRSFDVIGSRANRKEELVSFLMEFVKGHCSGIDGTNSDKKIKKKRRTKEEESLSGGKPSKKKKREGEEEADGRNGVEDREKYFDCDLMDNRYICADNKKGKFPKERTNLEPAERINGCVSEDLDGVSLSEVPNPTDEAMITTPSKKSVKIADGDSTDMKAFKKTSSITKKKATPKEDCKVKSCGKQESKGDTKPRKLTMKPSKDELREAVFLILDTADFATMTFGDVVKEVDKYFGKDLFERKPLIRSLIEEELFRLTEEAEKKELEEEEVAEAKARAEQAAKETAQVRTVESGIDKRNALQAGSDGKTKDSSKDTNDSPNEKGINGGASVKSAVKRNNSNAAEGSQDHKANADTQNEDIHDELTKDGEGEQAAPIVNGDSAIQGSSDDEAETMKNSNAQALEGSKNDNVKGASNGENNVTEDCRNEEGRGQNVGSNAETGNGCEAEEFNNRGNDGCAEHTDGKAQEANHNENSANVEIHGDKDGKVKEGDINAEQSQADAGGNGKAEDADHNANAKVDVDSVKNGAAENGRTDGDVKGNSDSAVEESPV, from the exons atggactGCCAagacggcgcgggcgccgctGCCAGCGAGAATCGATCCAAG GTGGCTTCAGAAACTAAGTCGATTAAGCAGCCTACTTGGGTCTTCGTTGAGAAAGAATCG GTACATGACTTGAGAGAGCAAATTCTCCTACTCACTGGGAATGTTTGTCATGAAGAAGAG GAAATATTACGAGCAGATCTACTGGAGAAGCTCAACAGATGTAAAAGGGATACACTAATCGAACTGTGCCGTTCGTTTGATGTCATTGGCTCAAGAGCTAATAGGAAG GAGGAACTTGTGTCATTTCTGATGGAATTCGTGAAGGGCCACTGTTCTGGCATTGATGGCACAAACTCCGATAAG aaaatcaagaaaaaaaggcgtacgaaagaagaagaaagtttGTCTGGTGGTAAACCTTCAAAG AAAAAGAAACGAGAAGGTGAAGAGGAAGCTGATGGGAGGAATGGTGTGGAGGATAGAGAAAAATATTTTGACTGTGACTTGATGGATAACAGATATATATGTGCTGATAATAAGAAAGGAAAATTCCCCAAGGAACGAACCAACCTTGAGCCTGCTGAGAGGATAAATGGCTGTGTATCGGAAGATTTGGATGGAGTATCTCTCAGTGAAGTGCCAAATCCTACAGATGAAGCAATGATTACCACACCATCTAAAAAGTCGGTAAAGATTGCTGATGGTGATAGTACTGACATGAAGGCTTTTAAAAAGACATCTTCTATTACCAAGAAAAAAGCAACTCCCAAGGAGGACTGCAAAGTCAAATCTTGTG GTAAACAGGAGTCTAAAGGAGACACAAAACCACGAAAACTGACAATGAAACCAAGTAAGGATGAGCTGAGAGAAGCTGTCTTTCTTATCTTGGATACTGCAGACTTTGCCACG ATGACCTTTGGAGATGTTGTAAAAGAAGTTG ACAAATACTTTGGGAAGGATCTGTTTGAGAGAAAGCCACTAATAAGGTCCCTGATAGAAGAGGAGCTCTTTAGGCTAacggaggaggccgagaagaaGGAATTGGAAGAGGAGGAAGTAGCAGAAGCAAAGGCTAGAGCTGAGCAAGCTGCCAAGGAAACGGCACAGGTTCGAACAGTTGAATCTGGTATTGACAAGCGAAATGCACTTCAAGCTGGTTCAGATGGTAAAACTAAAGACAGTTCAAAGGACACAAATGACAGTCCTAATGAAAAAGGCATCAATGGTGGGGCTTCTGTGAAGTCTGCTGTTAAGAGAAACAACAGTAATGCTGCTGAAGGTTCACAAGACCACAAAGCCAATGCTGATACACAAAATGAAGACATCCATGACGAATTAACTAAGGATGGAGAGGGTGAACAGGCTGCGCCCATTGTAAACGGTGATAGCGCCATACAAggttcaagtgatgatgaaGCTGAGACTATGAAGAACAGCAATGCTCAAGCCCTAGAAGGTTCTAAAAATGACAATGTGAAAGGGGCTAGCAATGGAGAAAACAATGTCACTGAAGACTGTAGAAATGAAGAAGGCAGGGGTCAGAATGTTGGCAGCAATGCAGAAACTGGCAATGGTTGTGAAGCTGAAGAATTTAACAATCGTGGAAATGATGGATGTGCAGAACACACAGATGGCAAAGCTCAGGAAGCTAATCACAATGAGAACAGTGCAAATGTAGAAATCCATGGTGATAAAGACGGCAAAGTAAAAGAGGGGGATATAAATGCAGAACAAAGTCAGGCAGATGCTGGTGGCAATGGTAAAGCTGAAGATGCTGATCACAATGCAAACGCCAAAGTTGATGTAGATTCTGTCAAGAATGGTGCTGCTGAGAATGGAAGGACTGATGGCGATGTGAAAGGCAACAGCGACAGCGCGGTTGAAGAAAGCCCAGTGTGA